From the genome of Chlorocebus sabaeus isolate Y175 chromosome 2, mChlSab1.0.hap1, whole genome shotgun sequence, one region includes:
- the TTI1 gene encoding TELO2-interacting protein 1 homolog, giving the protein MAVFDTPEEAFGVLRPVCVQLTKTQTVENVEHLQTRLQAVSDSALQELQQYILFPLRFTLKTPGPKRERLIQSVVECLTFVLSSTCVKEQELLQELFSELSACLYSPSSQKPAAVSEELKLAVIQGLSTLMHSAYGDIILTFYEPSILPRLGFAISLLLGLAEQEKSKQIKIAALKCLQVLLLQCDCQDHPRSLDELEQKQLGDLFASFLPGISTALTRVITGDFKQGHSIVVSSLKIFYKTVSFIMADEQLKRISKVQAKSAVEHRVAELMVHREADWVKNTGDKLTILIKKIIECVSVHPHWKVRLELVELVEDLLLKCSQSLVECAGPLLKALVGLVNDESSEVQVQCNKVLRHFADQKVVVGNKALADILSESLHSLATSLPRLMNSQDDQGKFSTLSLLLGYLKLLGPKINFVLNSLAHLQRLSKALIQVLELDVADIKIVEERRWNSDDLNASPKTSATQPWNHIQRRYFHFFTDERIFMLLRQVCQLLGYYGNLYLLVDHFMELYRQSVVYRKQAAMILNELVTGAAGLEVENLHEKHIKTNPEELREIVTSILEEYTSQENWYLVTYLETEEMGEELMMEHPGLQAITSGEHTCQVTSFLAFSKPSPTICSMNSNIWQICIQLEGIGQFAYALGKDFCLLLMSVLYPVMEKAGDQTLLISQVATSTMMNICHACGYNSLQHLINQNSDYLVNGISLNLRHLSLHPHTPKVLEVMLRNSDANLLPLVADVVQDVLATLDQFYDKRAASFVGVLHALMAALAQWFPDTGNLRHLQEQSLGEEGSHLNQRPATLEKSTTTAEDIEQFLLNYLKEKDVADGNVSDFDNEEEEQSVSPKVDENDTHPDVEPPLPLQIQIAMDVMERCIHLLSDKNLQIRLKVLDVLDLCVVVLQSHKNQLLPLAHRAWPSLVHRLTRDAPLAVLRAFKVLRTLGSKCGDFLRSRFCKDVLPKLAGSLVTQAPISARAGPVYSHTLAFKLQLAVLQGLGPLCERLDLGEGDLNKVADACLIYLSAKQPVKLQEAARSVFLHLMKVDPDSTWFLLNELYCPVQFTPPHPSLHPVQLRGASGQQNLYTANVLHLLTELQ; this is encoded by the exons ATGGCAGTTTTTGATACTCCTGAGGAGGCCTTTGGTGTCTTACGTCCAGTCTGTGTTCAGCTCACAAAGACCCAGACAGTGGAGAATGTGGAGCATCTGCAGACTCGACTACAAGCTGTGAGTGACAGTGCCCTTCAGGAACTTCAGCAGTACATCCTCTTCCCTCTGCGGTTTACCCTGAAGACCCCAGGTCCCAAAAGAGAGCGTTTGATCCAGAGTGTGGTGGAATGTCTCACATTTGTCCTTTCTTCAACATGTGTGAAAGAACAAGAACTTCTCCAGGAACTCTTTTCAGAactctctgcttgtctgtatTCACCCAGCTCCCAAAAGCCTGCGGCTGTGTCTGAGGAGTTGAAATTGGCTGTGATCCAGGGACTTAGCACATTAATGCACTCAGCTTATGGGGACATCATTCTGACTTTTTATGAGCCCTCCATTCTGCCACGTTTAGGATTTGCCATATCTTTGCTGTTAGGCCTTGCAGAGCAGGAGAAATCAAAGCAAATTAAAATTGCTGCCTTAAAATGTTTACAGGTTCTACTCTTGCAGTGTGATTGTCAGGACCATCCAAGGTCGTTGGATGAACTTGAACAAAAGCAGCTGGGGGATTTGTTTGCCTCTTTTTTACCTGGAATCTCAACTGCACTGACCAGGGTTATCACAGGAGACTTTAAACAAGGTCACAGCATTGTCGTATCTTCCCTAAAGATCTTTTACAAGACAGTGAGCTTCATTATGGCTGATGAACAGCTCAAAAGAATCTCAAAGGTCCAAGCAAAATCTGCAGTTGAGCACAGAGTAGCAGAGCTGATGGTTCACAGGGAAGCAGATTGGGTCAAAAACACTGGCGACAAGCTGACTATccttattaaaaagataattgagTGTGTTTCTGTTCACCCACACTGGAAGGTGAGGCTGGAACTGGTAGAACTTGTGGAGGACCTTCTTTTGAAGTGCAGTCAATCATTGGTCGAATGTGCTGGTCCCCTTCTGAAGGCCTTAGTGGGACTAGTAAATGATGAGAGTTCTGAAGTCCAAGTCCAGTGCAATAAAGTTCTGAGACATTTTGCAGATCAAAAAGTAGTGGTGGGCAACAAAGCCCTTGCTGACATCTTGTCAGAAAGCCTGCATTCCCTTGCCACATCTCTTCCTCGCCTAATGAACTCCCAAGATGACCAGGGCAAATTCTCTACACTTTCCTTGTTACTTGGTTATCTGAAACTCTTGGGTCCAAAAATAAACTTTGTCCTCAACTCTCTGGCCCATCTCCAGCGCCTTTCCAAAGCACTCATCCAAGTTCTAGAGCTAGACGTGGCTGACATCAAGATTGTTGAGGAACGGCGTTGGAACTCTGATGATCTGAATGCCTCTCCAAAGACCTCAGCCACACAGCCTTGGAACCACATCCAGAGGAGATATTTCCACTTCTTCACTGATGAGAGGATCTTCATGCTCTTGAGGCAGGTTTGTCAGCTACTTGGTTATTATGGGAATCTTTATTTGCTTGTGGATCACTTTATGGAACTTTACCGTCAATCCGTGGTTTACCGGAAGCAAGCTGCCATGATCCTTAATGAACTGGTTACAGGGGCTGCTGGGCTAGAGGTCGAGAATCTTCAcgaaaaacatattaaaacaaaCCCAGAGGAACTGAGAGAGATTGTGACATCTATACTTGAAGAATACACAAGTCAAGAAAATTGGTATTTGGTTACCTATCTCGAAACTGAGGAAATGGGAGAGGAGCTGATGATGGAACACCCAGGCCTCCAGGCCATCACATCTGGTGAACACACCTGCCAAGTTACGTCTTTTCTAGCCTTCTCAAAGCCAAGTCCCACTATTTGCTCCATGAACAGCAACATCTGGCAAATATGCATTCAGTTGGAAGGAATTGGCCAGTTTGCATATGCACTAGGAAAAGACTTCTGTCTGCTCTTGATGTCAGTCCTTTATCCAGTAATGGAGAAGGCTGGAGACCAAACCCTACTCATTAGTCAGGTGGCTACCAGCACCATGATGAATATTTGTCATGCTTGTGGCTACAACTCCCTGCAGCACCTGATCAACCAAAATTCAGACTATTTAGTGAATGGGATCTCTTTAAATCTGCGTCATCTGTCTCTGCACCCTCATACCCCAAAGGTCTTGGAAGTCATGCTGCGGAACTCAGATGCTAACCTGCTTCCTTTGGTGGCAGATGTGGTTCAAGATGTCTTGGCCACCCTGGACCAATTTTACGATAAGAGAGCTGCTTCCTTTGTCGGTGTTCTGCATGCTCTGATGGCAGCATTAG CCCAGTGGTTCCCAGACACAGGTAATCTCAGGCACCTCCAAGAGCAAAGTTTAGGAGAGGAGGGAAGTCATTTGAACCAAAGACCAGCAACTCTTGAGAAGAGCACCACCACAGCTGAAGACATCGAACAGTTTTTGCTGAACTACCTCAAAGAGAAGGATGTGGCAGATGGAAATGTCTCAGATTTTGATAATGAAGAAG AGGAACAGTCAGTCTCTCCCAAAGTGGACGAGAATGACACCCATCCAGATGTGGAGCCACCACTGCCGTTGCAGATCCAAATAGCCATGGACGTGATGGAACGCTGCATCCACTTGTTGTCAGATAAAAATCTGCAAATCCGCCTGAAG GTCTTGGATGTGCTGGATCTGTGTGTGGTTGTTCTGCAGTCCCACAAGAACCAGCTGCTTCCCTTGGCTCATCGGGCCTGGCCCTCACTCGTGCACCGACTCACACGGGATGCCCCCCTGGCAGTGCTTAGAGCCTTCAAG GTTTTACGTACTCTGGGAAGCAAGTGTGGCGACTTTCTACGCAGCCGGTTCTGCAAAGATGTCCTGCCAAAGCTGGCTGGCTCCCTAGTCACCCAGGCCCCCATCAGTGCCAGGGCTGGACCAGTTTACTCGCACACACTGGCCTTCAAGTTGCAGCTGGCTGTCCTACAGGGCCTGGGCCCCCTCTGTGAGAGACTGGACCTAG GTGAGGGTGACCTGAATAAAGTGGCTGATGCCTGCTTGATTTACCTCAGCGCCAAACAGCCCGTGAAATTACAAGAGGCTGCCAGGAG